Proteins from one Cryptomeria japonica chromosome 4, Sugi_1.0, whole genome shotgun sequence genomic window:
- the LOC131874760 gene encoding phospholipase A1-Igamma1, chloroplastic-like, translated as MIQSAYNPNTRTPFVRTSCTTAGSTKVKSSRVSSSSFTNLRILAARNRSSKSLLNGGKVSAVVELAADLLETKERQKNTIRKTAELRVNPPPPEAAQTGRFSPVKLQKFARRLEEVYRNSPTVSPKEDLGQDWRKYQGSNDWEGLLDPSSPKLRREIVKYGEFAEATYAAFDFDAQSRYCGSCRYNRQRLLEKLHLQNTGYRVSKYLYAMSDVHMPKFFGRSNSMDPWSLDSNWMGYVAVSTDEETKRLGRRDIIVAWRGTVTQLEWMENLRDILHPVGDLGCSECTAIKVERGFLSIYTSKNDATRYNKHSASEQVMDERRRLVALYTGRGEEVSISICGHSLGGALALLNAFEIAAKGVNVHANDPTRKVPVTVFSFGAPRVGNGAFKDAVEEHGVKVLRVVGKQDVVPKMPGILFNEGMEKYDKVIGHVLESLPWSYKHVGVE; from the coding sequence ATGATTCAATCGGCATACAACCCTAACACCCGCACGCCGTTCGTGAGGACCAGCTGCACGACTGCCGGGAGCACCAAGGTTAAAAGCTCTAGGGTTTCCTCGTCTTCTTTCACAAATCTTCGCATTCTCGCGGCCCGAAACAGATCCTCGAAATCTCTGTTAAATGGCGGTAAAGTTTCCGCTGTTGTTGAACTAGCGGCAGATTTGTTGGAAACGAAGGAGAGGCAGAAGAACACGATCCGGAAGACAGCTGAACTGCGCGTGAATCCGCCGCCGCCAGAAGCTGCGCAGACGGGCAGATTCAGTCCCGtcaaattgcaaaaatttgcaaGGCGGCTCGAAGAGGTTTACAGAAACAGCCCAACGGTGTCTCCAAAAGAGGATTTAGGTCAAGACTGGAGAAAATACCAGGGTTCCAATGACTGGGAAGGGCTTCTGGATCCTTCGAGTCCAAAACTCAGGCGAGAGATTGTAAAATACGGGGAATTCGCCGAGGCGACCTACGCCGCCTTCGACTTCGATGCGCAGTCCAGGTACTGCGGCAGTTGCAGGTACAACCGGCAAAGGCTGCTGGAGAAACTACACCTTCAGAACACGGGTTACCGGGTCAGCAAGTATCTGTACGCCATGTCTGACGTCCACATGCCCAAGTTCTTCGGGCGGTCGAATTCAATGGACCCGTGGAGCTTAGACTCCAACTGGATGGGCTACGTGGCAGTGAGCACCGATGAGGAGACGAAGCGCCTTGGGAGGCGTGACATCATCGTGGCGTGGCGTGGCACTGTTACACAACTGGAATGGATGGAGAATCTGCGTGATATTCTTCACCCAGTCGGTGACCTCGGCTGCTCCGAGTGCACCGCTATTAAGGTGGAGCGTGGGTTTCTGAGTATTTATACTTCTAAAAATGACGCCACCCGCTACAACAAGCACAGCGCATCGGAACAAGTGATGGATGAAAGACGCCGCTTGGTGGCGCTGTACACGGGGCGTGGTGAGGAGGTGAGCATTAGCATCTGTGGGCATAGCCTCGGTGGCGCCCTAGCGCTTCTTAATGCCTTTGAAATAGCCGCGAAGGGAGTCAATGTGCATGCAAACGACCCAACTCGGAAAGTTCCCGTTACTGTCTTCTCGTTTGGGGCTCCACGAGTGGGGAACGGTGCTTTCAAAGACGCAGTGGAGGAGCACGGCGTGAAGGTCTTACGTGTTGTGGGCAAGCAAGACGTGGTACCCAAAATGCCTGGCATTTTGTTCAATGAAGGAATGGAGAAATATGATAAAGTAATTGGGCATGTGTTGGAGTCTCTCCCTTGGTCATATAAACATGTAGGGGTTGAATAA